TGAGTGGGATTCCACTTATGCTTAATGAATGAGCATTCAAAGCGAATATTCCAATTGCCACACCTAACACAGGTTCAATACTTAGGATGAGCATCATTTCTCTGTTTGCTCCAGCATTCGTATATGTGCTGTTTACACTAAAGCCCGCTATCATCATAGCAACTGAAAACATCGCTAAGACGTAGAGGAATACGAAGAAATCACCTGTGAATCTTACTGGGACAAAGTTTCCGAAGGGCAAAACTAAAGCCGCTGATAGAGCTGATGCAAAAGCTATGTATGGAGCGATTCTGAAAGCCAACCTCTCAGTTGGCAATATTGGCTCCATGCTTAGTAATGATTGTAAGTCATAGTAGGTTTGCAATATTGGACCGCCTTGTCTCCACTGAAGGATAGCCTTTATCTTCCTTGATATACCGTCAAGTAATGGAGGAAGGAAAAAGATTATTGCGATTGTTATCAATGCAAACACAATTTTTTGGACTTCCATTTTCCTCACCTCACAAAGTTAGCAGTATTAAGATTATACCCAAGACTACAATGGCTATTGTGAAGAGCAGATTTAAGTTGCCAAGCATTTCTCCAAAGACTACTCCGCTTCCCTGCACTACTTTAACCACTGGACTTAATGCCGCTTCATCTAGGTAAACCTCTTTAACGCTGGTAACATACCACCTTCCAATTCCAGTAATAGCACCTGAAATTTTTGCGGCCCATCTTGTCAGTGTCTCTGCAACGCTTAAGTATGCATGAGTGAGTGCATCCTTCACAGCTATGCCGAATTCGTTAAGCTCACTTCCACCATGGTATAGGCCATGGATATACTCCTCAAATGGCAGATAGTAGTGCTTTGCCTTGAGCTTGTAGTGTTCAAGCTTCACAGGTTCTCCGTTTGTCCATGGTTCTGCAACAGTCTTCTTAGTCGGAACAGATATGAGTATTGCAAAGAGCATTACACCAAAGACCCCAACGAAGAGGAGTGGATTGAAGTAGCTTTCAGCGCCAGCCGGTGTAAGTGGTGATTTGATCAAGACCAACCAGTACTTAGTGGTTATTAATCCGCTTAAGTCAACATTAGCTAATGCCTTACCTGGTGAAAGGAGCAATGGCAAGATTAGTGCTGGGATCAAACCTAAGAGCAGACAGAGTGAAGCTAAGAAGCCTTTTGCAATGAGCATTGAGGAGGAAACTTCTTTTACGTTCTGCGTTAATTTAGTTGGTTCTCCACCAAATGCGGTAGTATAGAACTTTATGAATGAAGCCAAGGTTGCAGCACTTATGAATAGCGCCATCACTCCAAAGAACACTAATAGACCATTTCCTGAGAGGAATGTTGATTGATAAATCATCCACTTGCTCATGAATCCGTTGAACGGAGGAGTTCCTGCAATTGACAGTGCAGCGATTAATGTGAAGATTGCCGTGAATGGCATAAGCTTGGCCAAACCTCCAAGGGCATTCAAGTCTCTGCTGCGAGTTCTGTAAAGTATTGAACCAGCCGAGAGGAAGAGCAAGCCTTTGAAGAATGTATGGTTAACAAGGTGATACAAACTTGACGCCAAGGCTATGGCTCCAAAGGCTGAGTAGATTCCTCCCTTGGCTATAAAGACTATCCCAACTCCCATGCCAAGCCAAATGTAGCCTATCTGACCAATGCTGTGATAGGCCAACAGTCTCTTGGCATCGGTCTGCTTTAACGCGTAGAGTGTTCCAACAGTCAGAGTTATTGTTCCAAGCAGGGCAACTACATATCCGAAAGTCTCATTTGGCTTTAGGATGAAACATGTAGTCCTTATCAAAGCGTAAACGGCAACCTTCTCCAATGCTCCAGCCATTAAAGATGAGATGCCGCTTGGAGCAACCTTATAAGCATCTGGAGCCCAGAAGTGTAAAGGAACAACACCAGATTTGCTTCCAAAGCCTATTAGGAATAGGACATAGAATATTGGACTTAGTTTTAGGGTTGCTAAGTTCTCGAAGTTAAGTCCGTTAACTGAGCCAGTCTTAGCGTACAATAAGGCGACAGCCATTACCAAGGGTAATGTGCTCACTATGTGCATCGTCACGAAGTACTTCCAACCTGCTTTTCTGACGTCTTCTTTATTGCTTTCCCAAATCGTCAGGAGATAGGACGTGAACGTCATGACTTCCCAAAGGAAGAGGAACCAGAACATGTTCGCTATCGTAACTATGAGCATCATTGAGAGCACGAAGGTGCTGTATAGTATTATGTAGAGCCATCCCTTGCCGAGCTTCTCATAGAACTCCATGTACTTTGGTGAATATATTGAAACTGCCAATCCAAGGCTTCCCAGGATAAAGCAGAGTATAAGTGAAAGGCCGTCAATATAGAAGGGAATCTTTACAACTCCAAGATTATATGTAAAGTCAATAGCCATTCCTTGAAGTACTAAGGGTATGCCCTTCACGGTGAAGGCTAAGAGTGAGAGTGAGGCTAGAGCAGTAAGTGTATGGCCTAAGCTTATTGAAAGCTTGTAATTCCTCTTGAAGACTAAAGCTATTGCCATTGATGCAAAGTACAAGATTATGGTTAGCGTGAACAGCTCCTTCATTTTCACCACCTCGCCCATATGAAGTCACACATGAATTGGCTTATCAATGAGAGCACGAGGAGTAAAATGATGCTCAATGCCAAGCTTGCTGGAAGTTTTTTCTTTATCTCTGGCTCTCCTTCGCTTATCACATAGGCGTGGAATATCTTGAGGAAGATTATGAACGCTATGACCCACTCCACAGCAACGAATATTGCCAAGCCTTGACTGACCTCGAGCAAAGTTTTGATGACGTTGAGCTTGTTGAAGAACAAGTTGAACGGTGGGACACCCTCCAAGGCGAAGATTGATGCGGCAAAGAGTCCAGCGGTAAAAGCATCGCTGTTCATGAAGCCCTTCATTTTGCTCAAGCTCTTGGTTCCAAAGACGTAAAGTAGAGCTCCAGCTGACATGAAAGCTGCTGCTTTAGCCAAGCCGTGGGCTACGACATAATAACCAATATCCTTCTCAACACCAGTGACTCCTAATAACCCAGCAACGATTAGTAGGAACAGCCAGCCCATGTTGTCTATGGTTGACCATGCAAACAGTCTCTTGACATCATCTTGGAGTGGGTAAGATAATATTGCCGCAATCATGCTCAGCACTGCCATTATTCCAATTGCATAAATTACCCAGCTTGAGACACTCCAGCCAACTAAATCAAGGATTCTAATTGTTCCGTAAACACCGAGCTCAACCATAGCTCCACTCAGTATTGCTGAAACTGGTGAAGGTGCTGCTGGGTGTGCATCGGGGAGCCAGTAGTGCATCGGGAAGAGACCGCATTTTGTAGCAAATCCAAAGAACATTAGGAATACTATGATGTCCTTATACTGGGCAAAGCTTGTGAAGTTGAAGGTTCCTGTTACCGCATAGTAGAGCACGATTGCAAAGATTAGCGGTGTTGTGTCAAAGAGGTGCATAGTTACGAAATACTTCCATCCAGCTTTCTTTGCGCTCTCCTCAGGATAATCATAGATGATTAGGAAGTAAGAGGCAAGGGTCATTACCTCCCAGAGGAAGAGGAAGCTGAACCAGTCCCTAACTGCTGGAATTAGGAGCATTGAGGCTATGAAGATGAGCAAGGTTGAGTAGTAGGGAATCTTTGGTTTGAAATCATAGATGTCCATGTACTTGAGTGATGCGATTATCGCCGCTAACCCAAGTATCCCAACGTTCAGTGCAAAGAGCAGTGAGATTTTGTCAAAGGTGAGCGTGAAGTCAAAGGCGAACATCTCTCACCACCCCACCTTGATTATGAATGGATAAGCTATGAGGGGAGCTATTATTCCAAGTATCAAGAGTAAAATCATCGAAAGCTTCATCAAAGCTGTGATGCTGTATTTCTCGTCCCTCTCAGGGACGCTGAATGCCATGCTGTGTATTCTGCTAAGCGAAACCATTAGGAATACGGCGGCATCTATGAGAACCATTACGAGCAGAGCTAAAGCTAATGGATTTCCTAAGGCTCCCTTGATGTTTGTCAGTATTGCAAGCTTGCTGAAGAAGACTGCAAATGGAGGAACACCAGCCAAGCCGATCAAAGCGAAAGTCCAGCTGTATGCTGAGATTGGCAGTGATTTAATCAGACCCTTGATTTTATCCATCTCAAGTGTTCCAATGGCGTAGCTGAAAGTTCCCGCTGTGAGGAATGCTAAACCCTTAATGTATGCGTGATTGAAGAGCTGGAACATTGAAGCTTGTAAGCCAGTCTTTAGACCTAAAACGGCAAATGCCAGACCAACATACATTAAGCCAGATTCAGCGATTGTTGAATAAGCCAAAAGTCTCTTTGCATCTTTCTGAAGCGGATACATGAATACACAGAGTAACTGAGTTGCCAAAATTAGTGCTGCCATGACGTAGAAGGCCTCCTTTGGAAGAGGTTGCATAAACTGGATTGCTCTTGCTAAGAGATAGACACCCATCTCAACCATTGCTGCACCGTGAAGGAATGCTGAAGCTGGGGTGGGAGCGACCATAGCATCTGGAAGCCAAGAGTAGAGCGGGAACTGGGCACTCTTGGTGAAAGCAGCAATCATTATTGCAAGAAATACTAGGAGCTTCAAATTCTCTGGCAGAGTACCTAGAGCGAATAAGCTCAAGTTGTGGAGCTTTGTTATGCCAATGGCAACAGCTGTGTAGAGACCAACCATCGCACCAAAGTTCGTGATAATCAAAGCCTTGTAGGCAGAGCGCTCTGCTTTCTTACCACCATAATAGCTGACAACACCCCAACATGCTAGGCTCATCAGTTCAAAGAATATCAAAAGCTGGAGTATTGATGATGAATAAATGAAAGCTAGGGTTGCACCAATGAAAAGAACCATCCATCCATAAAATCTGCCTTTACCCTCATAAACGGGATGCTCCTTATTTTGGGGGCTCATGTAATCCTTAGCATATACCATGAAAATCAGACCAGCCGTTATAACAACGAACCCTACAGAAACGCTCATGGGGTCAATTATCAAACCATAGACCTCACCAAATGTCTTTGTTTGGAAGAGAATCTCGTGGATAGCTGGCATGCCCGCAGTGTAATAGCTCACAACACCTGCCAAATTCAAAATTGTAGCGATGATTACAGAGATGAGCATGAAGTAATCAGCTCTTTTACCATCTAACCTAAACAATATCACGCCCGCAATTAAAGGAATTAAAAAGGAAAGAACGAAAAGCTCTTTCATTTCAACCACCTCAGACGCCCAAGAGTGAAATCTTCTCAGCCTTCTTTGCAACTTCAATGGCTTTTTCGGTGAATTTCTCTCTTCTCTCCCTCTGTATCTCATCGAAGTCTCCATAAATTAGTGCATCAGTTGGACAGGTCGCTACACAAGCGGGCTCTTTTCCTTCCTTTCTTCTGTGAGCACAGAGGTCACACTTGCCCATTATCTTGTTTATAAGGTCAAGCTCTGGAATACCAAATGGACAGACGATTCCACACATGAGACAGCCAATACACTTCTGGGGAGCTAAGATGACTGCTCCATCGTCATCTCTATAGAGAGCGTTAGTTGGACAGACCTCAACACATGGAGCCTTTTCACAGTGCCTACAGTTCAAAGCCATAGCGGCCATCTCTTGCCATTCAAAGACGTTTATGAATGACATTCCGTTGTGCTCTCTCTCACAGGCAACCTCACAAGCCCTGCACTCAATACATTTGGAAAAATCAATAAAGATAGTCTTCCTGGCCATTTAAATCACCCCTTAACGATCTCAATTTGTGGTATTGGATTTGGCAACTTCTTCATGATCTCGCAAGCCTCTTTCTCGCTGATCTTTGTTACTCTACATGCACAGGCCTTTGTCTCTGGTATCTTTGCTACTGGATCGAGAGCGTCGTTTGTGAGAACGTTTGCTCCCCAGTGCCATGGAACTGCAATAACGCCCTTCTTAACAGCTCTCGTAACTCTTGCCTTAATAGCGTAAACACCTCTCCTTGTTTCAATCTTAATCCAGTCGCCAGTCTTTATGCCGAGCTTAGCTGCATCATCTGGGTGAATCTCTGCTAGTGGCTCAGGCCATCTCTTCACTAAGGCCTCGCTTCTACCAGTCATGGTTATCGTGTGGTAGTGTCCAACGTATCTCATTGTTGTGAGTATGAATGGATACTCCTCATCTGGGAGCTCAACTGGTCCTCTGTAGTCAACTGCTGCTAAGTGGGCTTTTCCATCTGGGGTCAAGAATCTCTCCTTGTAGAGAACTCTTGTTCCGGGGTGATCTTCACTTGGGCATGGCCAGTGAATTCCAGCCAAGTTAGCCTTAAGTCTCTCTGGGGTGATTCCTCTGTATTGCGGTGTACAGGCATTGATCTCTCTCAAAACGTCAGCAGCCTCGTTGTATCTGAATCCTTTTGAGCCATCTCTGTCAAATCCAACTGCCTTACCAACCTCACTCAAAATCCACCAGTCTGGTCTTGCCTCTCCAGGTGGCTTAACTGCTGCAAAGCTCCACTGTACTCTTCTCTCTGTGTTTGTGAGAGAACCTTCGTTCTCAAGCAGTGCAGCTGCTGGAAGAACTATGTCAGCGAACTCCAGTGTTGGCGTTGGCACGATATCTTGAACGACCATGAACTCAAGCTTTTGAAGAGCTTTGATTACGTGGTTTGCGTTTGCATCACTGATAACTGGGTTCTCACCCATAACGTAGTATGCTTTGACCTTTCCTTTGTCAATAGCATGAGCTGCCTCAATGACTGTAAGACCAACTTCTCCGCTCAGCTCAACTCCCCAGAACTCCTCGAAGAATTTCCTCTTCTCTGGGTCGGTAACTGCCTGGTAACCTGGGAACACGTTTGGCAAAGCAGCCATATCACATGCTCCTTGAACGTTGTTCTGTCCTCTCATTGGTGCACAACCACAGCCTTCTCTTCCCTGGTATCCACAGATTGCTGAAAGTGTTCCTAAGAGCCTAACGTTATCGTGACCGTGAGTGTGCTGTGTTAGACCCATAGCCCATGTAATAACTCCCTTTCCAGCTGTGGCAAAGGTTCTTGCAGCCTCAACTATAAGCTCAGCTGGGACACCAGTTATCTTCTCAACGTATTCTGGTGTGAACTTTTCAACGGCCTTAACGACTTCATCGAAACCAACACACCTCTCTCTTACGAACTTTGCGTCATAGAGCTTCTCTTTGATTATGACGTGAATGAGACCATTTATCAATGCAATATCAGTTCCTGGGTAGTGCTGCAAGAAGATGTCTGCAAACCAAGCTGTTCTCGTAAATCTTGGATCTGCAACAATAACCTTTGCTCCTCTCTCCTTAGCCTTGAGAACGTATCTAAATCCAACTGGGTGGGTCTCTGCATAGTTGTGACCAATGATAAAGATGACATCCGCCTCTTCGATGTCCTTGTAAGTGTTGGTCATTGCACCTGCTCCAAATACTTGCTTCAATCCAGAAACAGTTGGAGCGTGGCACAAACGAGCACAGTGATCAACGTTGTTTGTGCCAAGCATTCTTGCAAGCTTTTGGATGAGATAGTTTGGCTCGTTAAATGTTCTTGCAGAACCAAAGAACATTAATTGATTTGGATCATCTTTTGCATATGCCTTCAATCTCTCAGCGACTTCTTTAATTGCTTCACTCCAGCTAATCTCAACGAATTTTCCTTGCTCCTTAGCCTTTAATGGCTTCTTTAATCTGTCCTTTGCTAAAATGTACTCAAGAACAGCGTTTCCCTTTGGACAAAGCTTACCATTTTCGTTTGAAATGCCCTCCAAGTCCTCTGCATACTCAATGTTTACTGGATATCCATCCACTGCCCTTATGTATAACCTACATCCGACCCCACAGTAGGGACACACCACAGGTATTAATTTCTCCGCCAAGCGGAACACCTCCTAAGTTAGTGTACAGACATGTTCTTCAATGTACTGATATATTTTAGTGCCCATATCTGCTTCAACATTTTGTTAAACGCTTTCCTTTAAAACTCTTTTTTTATAGCTTAGTTCTTAACAAAAGGTTATAATGATTGAGATATAGCAAAATAAAGCCACGAAAGTTCTTTTTTTAAATTGTTTTGTATACACTATTCTGTAAGATTTAAACAAATACGCTTACAAATAGAATTGTTTAAATTGTTTATCAACGTTAAATACAGTAGAAAAATGTCAAGTTTCGGTTTCCGATGCTATTCTATGTTCACCGCCGTATATATTAAATCTTTTCCCTCTGGCGAATCCAATCAGTGTTACATTATGCTTTCTTGCAAGTTCGACTCCTTTATCCGTTGGCGGAGACTTAGTTATCACAATAGGTATGCCCGCATTGACAACTTTTTTCGCCATACCATATGGCATTCTGCCACTTGAAGCCAAGATTAACTCACTTAACTCTAGTCCATTGAGAACAGCATAACCAACTACTTTATCAACAGCATTGTGTCTGCCAATATCTTCACTAAACGCGAGCACTCTACCGTCTTTATCAAAAAGGGCTGCCCAATGAGTCCCTCCAGTCTTTCTCCACGTCTCTGCAAGCTGAGTCATAGAGGAGGATATTCTTAAGATGAGCTCAGGGGAAACTTTTATGTCTCCAGCTTTTCTGCTGAGAACTCCTCCTTCTCTAGCTTTATACGGATCCCCGCAAGGAGTATGCCTTATGGTCAACTCGCTTCCCAAGCCACTAATGTCTGAACCCCTTATTTTTACGTAAATCCTCTCTCCTTCGACCCAGCTGTCAAGGATATTCTCTGCTTTTTCGTACCCCTCACAGACAACGAAACCAGCTCCAAGCTCTCTAAGCTGGTTTGGTGAAGCTGGAAGTTCAGCAAGAAACTCTTCAAATCCATCATAGACTATATAAATCTCAAACTTCTCCTCAATACAGACATAATCCTCAAGAGCTTTCAGACCATTCTCCCATTTGAAAATCCTTACCTTCTTTATCATCTGATCACCAAAGTTAGAGTATAATGGGTGGTTTTTCAATTTTTCCGTATATGCTCTACATGGGTTGTGCACGGTATGCATGGATCAAACAACCTAACAGCAGCCTCAGCAGCTTCAACTGTCAGTCCTTTAACGGCGTTCTCGATTATCGGAATGTTGAACATTGTAGGGGTCACTATTTTTAGCTTGCTGATTTTTCCTTCCTCATCAAGCTCTACGTAGTGGAACAGAGTTCCTCTTGGAGCCTCATAAACTCCAACACCCTTACCCGGCCCAAAAATAATGTTCTGCTTTCTAAATGGCTCTTTTACATTAATTTCATTCAAAATCTCTTTCATCCTTTCAAATGAAAGGTCTATCTCCAGTATTCTTGAAGCATAGAGCCCAAATAGGGAGATCCCCTTAAAAGGTGTGAAGAGCATGAGCCTTGCTCTTGGACCAACTTCAACAGCTTTTCCTTTGTAAAAAGCAACCATCACTGTGGCCTCATTTACAAGCTTTCTTGGCTCTTCCCTATACTCCCAGTAAGGAACAGTTTGAATATCTTTAAAGGAAACTCTGTATTTGTCTCCAAAGAACAAGTCAGATGCTAAGAATTCATTTCTGACTATTTTTGCCCTCAGCTCATCTGCAATCTCCGTGAGATTGTCCTCATCCAAGAGGATACTCTTGATTTCCTCCCATTCCTTTTCAATCTTTGGAAGCTTCGCTTTTAAGTGATTCAAGACACTCCATTTTGGTGCCCTTGAAATGCCGCCAACCGTTAAATAAGGAGGATGAGTCGCTCCTCCCCCTAATTTAAGCAGATAGTCGCTAACCTTGTCATACAGCTTAATTAGGCTGAAAATCAATTCATTTCTTTTTTCTTCAATAATCATATCTGCACTAACCATGATGAGAAGAAGAATATGTGTTTGAATCCTATTCACCAAGCCCAAAAGCTCTCTCATCAGCAGAGCATTTCTTGGGGGAGAAATACCAACAGCACTCTCTATAGCTTCAGCAGCAACATTTGCATGGGCAACATGACAGACGCCGCAAATCCTCATGACAGCCTTAATTGTAAAAAGTGAGTCCTTCCCAATAACAAGCTTTTCAAAACCCCTTAACGGAGCAGTTGACACAAAAAGAGCATCTTGAACTATGCCATCTTCCTGCTGGAAAATTAGCTTAGCTTCACCCATTATTCTCGTAACGCTCTCGAGGGGTATGTAGCTCAATGCACTTTTAGAATCATTCATGTCTTAAAATTGAAAAGATAGAAATAAAAAACTTTCTAAAAAGTTAAAAGCAAACTGTAAAATTAAAGCAAATACATCATGTTTTGCTGCGCCCTTGCAAGTTTATCCCTTGCCTTCTTCAAAACTTCTCCGATCACATGCGAACCATCTTTCAGCTCCAAATATCCTTCTTTCTCCGCGTTTTTGATGAGTTCCTCTGCTCTAGGATTTCTGGCAATGAGAACTGTCCACCCTGGCTCGCTTTCTACGAATCCAGCTGATATGTCGCTCCATGTTCCAGTATAGTCAGTGCACACCAAACAGCCCGTTTGGAGATATGAGTAGACTTCCTCAATCGGCAGAGCAAGCGTTGTGTCATTGTATACTATTTCAAGGAAATCCTTCTTGAGGACTATATCCTTTATCTGCTCCGCTTTTATGCCGTATTTCATTCTGAGGTAGTTTAGGAATGCCTCGAAAGCGAATGTTCCCATACAGAACAGGCTTATTATGTACTTTATCCTTTCACCAAAGTCAGTTTCTAAAAGGGGGAAGTCCCTCATTTGACCAAAAAACTGTGCTTGACATGGTAGACATACTAAAGCAACTCTTTTCAAGTCTTCCTCCTCAATTTTTGCTTTCATTCTCGCTGCAAATGGAACTATACTCCACTTATTTCCTGCTGCTTCTAATAGTTCCTCTTTATTATGGGCAACGATTGCCTGCCCTTCAAATCCTTTTATTCTCTTTGCCGTAACGACGCCGTCAACTATGCCTTTCTCAAGAGCATAAGTTAACAAAGCAGTAACCGCTCCTCCGCTTGCGACCTTTCTTTTCCTTATCTCTTCATCCTTAGCCCTAGCTAAGTAGATTCCAAAGACAGTTCCCAAAAGATTATCTGATGCCAAGCTGATCATATCCTACCCCCCATACAAAGCAGTTGAGACGCACGAGGACATCTCACATAGCAAGTTCCACAGCGAATGCACTTCTCGGCTATGAGGTTAGGTCTCTTATCAATCAGCTTAATTGCTTGAGTTGGACATGAAAGCTCACATGCACCACAACCGATGCAAAGACCCGTCAAAACAATATCGTCAATCAAGTCAAAGCCACTGAGCTTTTTGATATCTGCACAGACTTTAAACAGTCTAAGCCTCCTCTCATCGCCAGCTATGAAGAACTTGAAGAACGACTGAACCATTTGGTGAGTCGGAGGACAGCCGGGAATAGAGTAATCAACCTTAATAACACTGTTTACAGGCTGGAAGTTTCTGTGGTCGGGTCTAGGCTCTTGTCCGCCTCTACAGAACCTTAAAATTCCTCCAAATGTAGCGCATGAGCCGAAAGCAACGAGAGTGCTTGCTTTCTCTCTAAGGCTCTTTACCTTTTCAATTATATGAGGTTCATTCATACAAACTCCACCAGTTATGATGACCATATCATACTTGTCCTCAGCGCAAGTTTTCTTTGCAAGGTACTTCATGTCTAAATCAACGAACTCTTGGATGTTCGGAAGTGCTCTTAAAATGCTAACATTACAGCCTTCACAACCTCCGATATCAACGTGAAGGACTTTTAATTTCTCCATTTTGCTCACCTCAACTCCACAACATGGGTTGTACATGGAATGCATGGGTCATACAAGCGCATAACAGCTTCTGCAGCCTGAATGCTGAGCCCTACTGCTGCCTCTTCCATAATTGGGATGTTGAACATTGTCGGGACCACTATCTTAAAGTTCTGAATTCTGCCCTCTTCTCCAAGTTCTACGTAGTGGAACAGAGTCCCTCTTGGAGCTTCATAAACTCCAACACCCTTACCCGGCCCAAAAATAATGTTCTGAGTTCTGAACGGTTCATTCATACTAACTTGGTCGAGAATTTCCTCCAGCCTCTCAAGGGCTATTGTTATCTCCTCAACTCTCGCTAGGTGAATTCCAAAGAGGGAGCTGTCTCTGAATGACCTGTAAACAGCCATTCTTGCTCTAGGGCCGACTTCAACAGCTTTTCCCTTATAAAATGCAACCTGAGTTGTTGCTTCTTTTGCCATCTCATCAT
This DNA window, taken from Thermococcus sp. M39, encodes the following:
- a CDS encoding hydrogenase 4 subunit D: MKELFVLSFLIPLIAGVILFRLDGKRADYFMLISVIIATILNLAGVVSYYTAGMPAIHEILFQTKTFGEVYGLIIDPMSVSVGFVVITAGLIFMVYAKDYMSPQNKEHPVYEGKGRFYGWMVLFIGATLAFIYSSSILQLLIFFELMSLACWGVVSYYGGKKAERSAYKALIITNFGAMVGLYTAVAIGITKLHNLSLFALGTLPENLKLLVFLAIMIAAFTKSAQFPLYSWLPDAMVAPTPASAFLHGAAMVEMGVYLLARAIQFMQPLPKEAFYVMAALILATQLLCVFMYPLQKDAKRLLAYSTIAESGLMYVGLAFAVLGLKTGLQASMFQLFNHAYIKGLAFLTAGTFSYAIGTLEMDKIKGLIKSLPISAYSWTFALIGLAGVPPFAVFFSKLAILTNIKGALGNPLALALLVMVLIDAAVFLMVSLSRIHSMAFSVPERDEKYSITALMKLSMILLLILGIIAPLIAYPFIIKVGW
- the fdhD gene encoding formate dehydrogenase accessory sulfurtransferase FdhD, whose protein sequence is MIKKVRIFKWENGLKALEDYVCIEEKFEIYIVYDGFEEFLAELPASPNQLRELGAGFVVCEGYEKAENILDSWVEGERIYVKIRGSDISGLGSELTIRHTPCGDPYKAREGGVLSRKAGDIKVSPELILRISSSMTQLAETWRKTGGTHWAALFDKDGRVLAFSEDIGRHNAVDKVVGYAVLNGLELSELILASSGRMPYGMAKKVVNAGIPIVITKSPPTDKGVELARKHNVTLIGFARGKRFNIYGGEHRIASETET
- a CDS encoding proton-conducting transporter membrane subunit; translation: MKELFTLTIILYFASMAIALVFKRNYKLSISLGHTLTALASLSLLAFTVKGIPLVLQGMAIDFTYNLGVVKIPFYIDGLSLILCFILGSLGLAVSIYSPKYMEFYEKLGKGWLYIILYSTFVLSMMLIVTIANMFWFLFLWEVMTFTSYLLTIWESNKEDVRKAGWKYFVTMHIVSTLPLVMAVALLYAKTGSVNGLNFENLATLKLSPIFYVLFLIGFGSKSGVVPLHFWAPDAYKVAPSGISSLMAGALEKVAVYALIRTTCFILKPNETFGYVVALLGTITLTVGTLYALKQTDAKRLLAYHSIGQIGYIWLGMGVGIVFIAKGGIYSAFGAIALASSLYHLVNHTFFKGLLFLSAGSILYRTRSRDLNALGGLAKLMPFTAIFTLIAALSIAGTPPFNGFMSKWMIYQSTFLSGNGLLVFFGVMALFISAATLASFIKFYTTAFGGEPTKLTQNVKEVSSSMLIAKGFLASLCLLLGLIPALILPLLLSPGKALANVDLSGLITTKYWLVLIKSPLTPAGAESYFNPLLFVGVFGVMLFAILISVPTKKTVAEPWTNGEPVKLEHYKLKAKHYYLPFEEYIHGLYHGGSELNEFGIAVKDALTHAYLSVAETLTRWAAKISGAITGIGRWYVTSVKEVYLDEAALSPVVKVVQGSGVVFGEMLGNLNLLFTIAIVVLGIILILLTL
- a CDS encoding complex I subunit 5 family protein, translating into MFAFDFTLTFDKISLLFALNVGILGLAAIIASLKYMDIYDFKPKIPYYSTLLIFIASMLLIPAVRDWFSFLFLWEVMTLASYFLIIYDYPEESAKKAGWKYFVTMHLFDTTPLIFAIVLYYAVTGTFNFTSFAQYKDIIVFLMFFGFATKCGLFPMHYWLPDAHPAAPSPVSAILSGAMVELGVYGTIRILDLVGWSVSSWVIYAIGIMAVLSMIAAILSYPLQDDVKRLFAWSTIDNMGWLFLLIVAGLLGVTGVEKDIGYYVVAHGLAKAAAFMSAGALLYVFGTKSLSKMKGFMNSDAFTAGLFAASIFALEGVPPFNLFFNKLNVIKTLLEVSQGLAIFVAVEWVIAFIIFLKIFHAYVISEGEPEIKKKLPASLALSIILLLVLSLISQFMCDFIWARW
- a CDS encoding respiratory chain complex I subunit 1 family protein — its product is MEVQKIVFALITIAIIFFLPPLLDGISRKIKAILQWRQGGPILQTYYDLQSLLSMEPILPTERLAFRIAPYIAFASALSAALVLPFGNFVPVRFTGDFFVFLYVLAMFSVAMMIAGFSVNSTYTNAGANREMMLILSIEPVLGVAIGIFALNAHSLSISGIPLNLTFTPSTILAYALLAYAVYAEGGFIPFDIAEAEPEILEGPLCEYSGKLLGIFKWSMLIKRLALLWLFVSFLVIPIIRDFIDISTFAGGLVVLVAQLVAVFVLYAIIAIIEASNARFRIDQAIRVNSKVFMASLVVLIIAALGW
- the fdhF gene encoding formate dehydrogenase subunit alpha codes for the protein MAEKLIPVVCPYCGVGCRLYIRAVDGYPVNIEYAEDLEGISNENGKLCPKGNAVLEYILAKDRLKKPLKAKEQGKFVEISWSEAIKEVAERLKAYAKDDPNQLMFFGSARTFNEPNYLIQKLARMLGTNNVDHCARLCHAPTVSGLKQVFGAGAMTNTYKDIEEADVIFIIGHNYAETHPVGFRYVLKAKERGAKVIVADPRFTRTAWFADIFLQHYPGTDIALINGLIHVIIKEKLYDAKFVRERCVGFDEVVKAVEKFTPEYVEKITGVPAELIVEAARTFATAGKGVITWAMGLTQHTHGHDNVRLLGTLSAICGYQGREGCGCAPMRGQNNVQGACDMAALPNVFPGYQAVTDPEKRKFFEEFWGVELSGEVGLTVIEAAHAIDKGKVKAYYVMGENPVISDANANHVIKALQKLEFMVVQDIVPTPTLEFADIVLPAAALLENEGSLTNTERRVQWSFAAVKPPGEARPDWWILSEVGKAVGFDRDGSKGFRYNEAADVLREINACTPQYRGITPERLKANLAGIHWPCPSEDHPGTRVLYKERFLTPDGKAHLAAVDYRGPVELPDEEYPFILTTMRYVGHYHTITMTGRSEALVKRWPEPLAEIHPDDAAKLGIKTGDWIKIETRRGVYAIKARVTRAVKKGVIAVPWHWGANVLTNDALDPVAKIPETKACACRVTKISEKEACEIMKKLPNPIPQIEIVKG
- a CDS encoding 4Fe-4S dicluster domain-containing protein, which codes for MARKTIFIDFSKCIECRACEVACEREHNGMSFINVFEWQEMAAMALNCRHCEKAPCVEVCPTNALYRDDDGAVILAPQKCIGCLMCGIVCPFGIPELDLINKIMGKCDLCAHRRKEGKEPACVATCPTDALIYGDFDEIQRERREKFTEKAIEVAKKAEKISLLGV